Genomic DNA from Solanum dulcamara chromosome 4, daSolDulc1.2, whole genome shotgun sequence:
gataaaataagtaaataatacataaaatatatatgtaatagatagtgtaataataatatgaaaataatggaaagAGAAAtactatttaaaaatttgataaattaaattttaattgtaATAATgtgaaataatataaaaatttcaaGTAAAACCATTGAAACTAAAATTCAAAAGTTTGagttaagaaaaagaaaatttagaaagaAGGTTAGTTATTAATTGCACTTTATTAATTTGCAACAATAacatagttattattatttaagaTGTGGTTTTGACGAGTGTAAGATGTACTAAAATTTTACTTGTATTTTTGTGGGATAGAAAGATTGTTTCTAATAGaactcaaaagaaaataaacgtttacttcaaatttttgaattgaataaagtaaaattatattttttaatattaaaggCAAGAAAAGAGTAAGGAAATATtaagataatataaaaaaaattattttgacagaTTGTCAaatattctatgaattataatgtttatttttttaatcattctATACTTTCGAATTACTTGTATCTAATTATAATATTTGGAGTACATCGAAAAGTTATTTgatgattgtatttatattgtttgttttcttcaatttataatttttttaatttattatgtaTATTGTATTGCAAAATAATGTGATCGTTGTATATTTATTGATTCAATATGATCTAACACGTTCAAATAAATGAAATCagaattataatttaatttcataatATCCGCGCATCGTGTGGGTACTATATTAGTTAAGATAATAGTTCAAGTACTCAACGAGCTaaactattatgatttccaatATTTTGAGAATTGTATTAagacaaaagaaataaaaaaaatcatgtataacaaaaaacatatataaaaaaggggttttccattttaaaaaattaagaaagttttaatttttctatCACAAAGTAtctaaacaaattaaaatttcaaaaaataaaaacatcacCTATATTTTAAACAAGCTGGGGGGGAAATAGGGAACAATAGCAAAATGTCCAAACCAAAActcccaaaattattttttcctcaATAAGAGTTTAACAAAATACATTATAATTGATATCAAAAGTGCtgtaaatattattattgtgattATCAATAACTCGTAGGTGTAATTCCACATTTGTGATAGTAAAATTTACACCTCCACTACCTTCTCATTGATCTCTATTCTCCACAACCGCATATACCTCAATGTAAGCCTATAAATAGTGGTCTTAAGAATTATGCTGTACACActtgaaagaaagaagaaagttaTCATGTATTGTTTCTCttgttttatattatttctCTTGTTTTTTACATTGTTATCCGGAACTTGATTTTACAATATGTACATCCTAAAAAGGACGTTAACCATTGCGTTTTGTCATAACTTCCTCCGTTTGCGTCATGTACCTTCGAGTCGAAGGCTTCGACCAACTTTTTACTCAAATAAgtgaaaatcaaaaataaaattagttgGCTTAGTAGCGAAAATTAATCAAAccaaaactttcaaaattgtTTATACgtccaaaaaatgattttttcacAAATAtgttttggtcataactttatGCATCTGCTTCAGAAATCTCAACCAATTTCTTACTAAATTTTGAGTTACACTCTTTTTGTCCTTTCAGTTTGAGTTACAAGTTTGACTatttgtcaaattttcttatgtTTCTGTAACAATCTGTCCCCGTCGTTAGGAATatgccaatggggaaggatttcagGCCAGAAAAtttcgggtagtaacttcaaaaaaatttagcctaggccagacttggacgaattttgAGTCAGGCAAAGTCTAGGGTGGTCATGTGAATTATGGGAGATAAAATGTTTAATTTGATAGGATAAgatgatagccaagatgatacggaGCACTTACAGCTTCGCGGAatcgcattcgggcgagtaaaactctcgaaatcaaaattggcgtgaagggtatattttaatacgtcctTGGAAGGGAGTGTTTTGTAAAATGGGGACTTGGAGCACAAACTCCGAGCTCACTGTTTCCgcatatcccgccagagcgggatgggtCCCGTCAGAGCAGAACAGTCGCGACTTAACTCGTGACAAAGTCCAAAAAgggtctttttctgcaaaattaGTTTCCTGAACTTTAAAAGGCGACCTAGGGTGAATTCTATCAAGTTTCCATggatttccacgcttaaggtaaggattttactccctaaatgcatgctttgattcctagaacctagaaagtatgatggataatcattggaggggggggggggggggttgaacTGAAAATACCTATgatggaaaatagccctagggtgaggttaggatcatgggtttggcctagggtgtgaattgtgttatatttcatgatagttaggccattgtgttgaacctttatatgtatttattattttctagaccaagaacgagaagaacgaatcCGTAAAGGGAAGACTCTTGCATTATAAGGTTGTTGATGCGTGAAtttaaggtaggtgatggtctagtttcccgtatgtgtttcatatacttgttaaattgcttcgtgatatgcatgtgtatatgaatagggaaacattctagattatatgtgaaatgatcacttgctggcctgtttttatgatgaacctgttcttggtgatataaatgttgtaaatactgaatgtatttatgattgtggtatgcttggatagggtgtcacgttccaacacatacttggatcgggtatcacgttccgatacatatttggattggatgtcacattctgatgcaaagttgattgtttgtaggtcccttgagaggacccttgtgtgaagttatagcatgtggaagatattgagttgggatattgctgaatatagttaaacttgagattagttgacttattctgtatatgacTTATTATGTATATGCACATGCCTATTGTGTGGAATTTACTTGtgtatgatccgcttactggctaaccgcgtgatcctactagtacactgtactgatactactcttgctctgcctttttttgagtacagggcatattcagccggctgcAGAGAGACTTTATCTAGAGGAGTGATTGTGTTTTCAAGTTCAAGGGGGAGTTGTTCCTTTAGGCTATCGTAGACTCTATCGTTATTTttagtccttttcttttctgGGACTTAAATGTTCAGACAATGAGTTATTTGTTACTGgtttctatttggagttgtactccTGTTCTAATCTTGTTAGTTTTAGATTTTTGATACGATGACTATCAATTCCTAGGATTATTTTACTTCCGcacattttgagtttataactagttggtttctgagtttatgggaactcagcatttatttttgatttaaacCTGCTTCCACATCTTTAAGTTGTGTATATCTGCTATTATTGTTTTTGGGTTAtttagaatggttctcccatcgGAGAGTTAGAGTGGGTGTCAGTCACGGCGGGTCAAGGTCGCGACAGTTTCCCCGCAAATGCTCAAAGACAAAACTCTAGCCAAGGATCTTATTTGTAATAAAACCACCACTACACAATGGgttcaattttagaaaagtctTGAAGCCCAAGTAAATTCAACAACTTTTTAGGAAAATCCTTGCCTTTGAAGGAAACCCAACTCGTAACAACTTAAGAGCTATTATCTAACCGTAATATTTTGGAAACTTAATTAGGAGTTCAATAATAAAAGGAGGGAGTAATTGGTAATGTAAACTTTATTGATTAAAAGCAGCATATGAACTTAAATGGTGGTGCGAAAAGttcatcttttaaaaaaacttacTTACTAGTTTAAAGATTATTCTAGAATGATCTAAGAGATCCATTTAGGATGAGGAAAGGAGGGATGGAATGGAAGTTAAGCCAAATTAAAATAGGACTAGGCTAATGACATCTATATAAATTACTCTAGTATAGTAATATTATAACATAGTATACTACCCAGCAAGCAGCACATTCTGTTCATTGTTTCTTAATTTCCAACGGCGGAATTATTGTGGAAGAGAGGCACAACACTTGGTGAAAGGTGGATTCGGTGTCGTCTCGTTAGCTTCTACGTCCAATGTACTATTTAATGGCATTACTCTTCCGTCCCTCATTTCCATCAAATCTTGCAACTACACTACTTCTCAATCATTGAAAGAAAAGTGGAATTCCTCCACATGTTCAAGCACTCTCCTTGCATTATTTGTTGTTTTGGAGCTTATCTCTCGTTCTAAGATGGTGTCATCCTTTACAACTTATTGCTTGAGTATGCATCCGGAGGAAGTCCTGCCGATCGTCTTTAGAACTACAATTCATTGTCGGAGTTTGAAGTTAAAAGAAACACACAAAGAATGTTCTTTTAGGGCTCAGTTGCATTCACAACAACGAAATAAACATCAAGCCTGACAATATTCTCCTTGTGGACAACGACGAAACTTTCAAGATCGTTGATTTCGGGCTTTCCATGACTTTGGAACAGGGCATGAACCAAAAACAGGGACTTATTGGGGAACAGAAAGGTATATGGCACCTGAATCCATGCTTAAGTGAGCATGGCCCACGAGTTGATATTTGGGCTCTTGGATGCACTATCTATGAGCTGATACGCAGATGGTAATGATATGCTGTACAAAATCGAGTTTGAGGAACCAAAGTTTTAGAATTTGAAGTTGTCAATCGAAGCTCAAGATTTTCTGAAAAGATTGACTGTCAAGAATTCCAGTTCACGTTTGGACCGCCGACATGCTTTTGAACTATTCTTTTATGCTAAATTCATCCAAAGTAGCCGATACTGCAAAGACAAAAAAGAAGCAAAGTGGTTTCATGTCCCTTTTACACAGAACGCCTCGGAAAATAACGTTCAACCACTGCCATCATAAATACGTGATTCAATTGCGCGCAGAATCTAAAGGAAGTAGAGAATGAAACTTGTGGAAGGCTATTGGGTACCGATAATGGAaaaattcataatatatatatacataaagaaGTATGCATGGGCTTGATGACTTGATCCCTCTTTAGAATTTATTTGGGGTACGTAGGCAGCCTGGTGACCAAGATGATCTCAGGTGCAGCCCCTTAGtagtttaataaaaaaaaaatgtatagcTGATCAACATTCCTTATAAAGAAAGGTGAGTTGTTATATCTATTTTGCAATACACGCCACAGGAAATGATGGCACAACTCACTTTTATGTTATTCATTAGCGTTAAGTGCTTggccaacttcaaactgcaagTTGTCTGTAGTTGAGTTTGTTATCATGATTGATCTGCTAGGTTAGAAATCTATTGTGATTATCTCTAGTACAAATGTTTACCTGGCTATTATGCCAATGTTTCATTTCTACGATACTACTTTGGATAGTTGATCAACGTGCTTATTTCCAAACAACCATATAAGAAATGGAGTCATCAATATACGTACGTAACGTAGCTAGTGTTTGGTGGAGTCATCAATAGAAGTGAACCCACATGTCTAGGTGGGGTACTAACTtccgaaatatatatatatatatcttagaAACTGGAATATAACTAACATTGCACCCATAGAGAGTTTAGAAGTGCAGCTTGGGATGCTGGTTTAAGCCAATGCACCCACCCGCTCAACCAGAGGCCAATCCAGCTAGAACCCCTTTTCACCAGTATAACAAACTCATCTGGACCATTAAGCTATCTCACTCACTTATTTTTTCATTAGTGTTCATTTATTTTGTTTACAAAAGAGCAGAGTTTTGACttacaaattgaaaaaaaaagagtcaTAAACTAAACTAAAACAACAAATAATTGAAGAATTTAAAGAGAGCTAACTGCTTCTATACTAAACCAAAACTTTCAGCGTaacacaaataaataatttcaaCATAAACCAATTTaaattaactaacaaatcatAAATAACTTCAACAAATATACCTGGATGCTTGCACTGGATTATTTGCTTACTAATTAGTCACACGAATGAAATAACTTGTAGTAAAATTAACCCCTtgtgcttattattattattattgttgttactaCAATATCTTCAACAAGACCATGACACAAATACTTGTAATAATGGTACAAAGGCAATAGATGGTGTTACTCATTTTCGATctaatttgaatttcttaagTTATGGGCGAAATTTAGCTTTGTAATCACTCCAAAGTTGATCAACCGTCTTCCCTAGCAAGTCAATAAAGAACTGATCACTATAGCCATTTCTCATTTTCTTGTTAAGTTCTGCCACGAACCCATTTCTCAAGTTGTTGCAGTAATCAAGAAATTGAGCAGTCACATCGTAGCCTTGGTCCCAACGATCACCCTGGCCTGGTTTCACCCAGTGGCTTGGCCCAAGACCAGCTTTGAGCCTCACATAATCAGCAATCCCTTCAATTAATCCTCCCGGAGCGTCACCGCTCCCATTCCACTGCCAAATGTGAGTACTTTCGTGGTATAATACTCCAATGATCTCTCTCCTAACATCCCCAGAGTAACCTTGGATGTATCTGCAAATGCATATTTAACATTTGAATATAATGAATATCACTTAATTGTTGTTTCCAAAAGAAAGATACGTTTCTatattgttttttgtttttttagggGGGGAGGGGGAGTATGTATTTTGGAGTTTGAGACGTGCATTCACTCCTTATTTATTAAATCAATTTATGTGTACCTTGCACTAACATGAATCTCATTGTTGATAGCATAAGCTACTCCGCCCATGTCATCGACGAACATGCTTACTTTTGGTACGTTTTTGCGGTCAGCGGGAGAATTCTGCTGAAAGATATTCCATATGAAGGAAGTGGCAGCTGCCAATGTTTGCTGACTATATTGAGCTCCGATATCTCGGTCGAAACGGGCACCGCCGGGGGTGTTTGCAGCGGTGTTGGTGACAGAGTAATCTACAGCATCGATTTTTTGGATGAATATTGCCAGGACAAATAgagaagaaattaagaaaatgttATGAGCCATTGCTTATTTGCTCTGCTAGTGAAGAAAAGATGATCATTTATATAGTTTTTTCATATACTTAAAAACAGAGAAATTGGACCAAGTCACTTGGAAAAGTAAAAGAGATGATAAAATTAATAGCCCGGAGAAAAATCAAAACTCCACTTACTTTATGAGTTGGAAAAGTAAAAGATGATATTCCTAACAATTCCTCTAGGACCCCACCATTCCCATTTCTACGGTCAAACTTCTGCATGTCATgataagaagaaataaaaaatattttatttatctcaatttatatgatattatttgacttaattcaaaattaaaaaaaaaaagaaacaatttTGTAACTTGTGATCTAAAAATAAGTTAGAGATATTTGTATATATCACTATAAACCATCTCATTAaggtaaaaataaatattttaaagttaaattattatcaaatagaaaaatatgaccaactaaaaaggaaaatttgTTTTATTACCAAATAGAAAAATATGaccaagtaaaaagaaaaatttgtcAAATCTTTTGACATTATttatcaattaatatgaatattataataaaaatatatacattttatttttaattatttttttaaaatacataataaaattatagaAAAGTAAAAGTGATCGAAGAGAGTAATAAATTATGGAACGAATGCACATTGCGATATAAGACTCGTCTACattagtaatatttttattgcgGAACACAAATCTATGCGCAACAAGTCAATAAATTACGATAAATAGTAAGTACCAattcataattattattttatttcttttttgaaataAGGAGTTAACAGGTCCACAAACGAGTCCAAAATACAGACTAGGACTTGccttaaaaaaatatctaaatatgtAGGACATGAGTAACGGTCCTCTGAGGCCCTACCCACATAAAGATAAAGGAAACAGCCCATCATGGGTTTATTAAAGGAGAATAATCAGGTTTTCCAGACCAATAATTCACTTCCCAGACAAATTAAAACAGAGACTCGCAATTCTTTGGAAAAAAATGGGTgtaacaaaataattaattaaatccaACAGTAAGATAATTTGTTGATTTGCTTTCATTGCCTAATTAAGTGTTCTTATAGTAGCAAGTTACAACCAATGCGCTTTTGCCGGCCGAAAGATTATGTAATTCTACTTTTTGTCTTATTTTGGTGAAGCAAAATGCATTTTTCGATAATAGCAAAAATGGTTGAAATTTACCGCTAGGTTCAATTCATTATAAATGAGTGAGTTGTGTATTCTATTATCAAATTCATATTATTCATCAGAAAATATGTAGAGACTTAAAGTTGTTAAGTGAGTCAGGTCATGTCAGACCGGCTTACTAAAGATAATGCCCATCGGTCTGCTGAACCGGGCTAGGCCGGTCCTGCCTTTACTTGGCCGGTCTGATCCAGGCCCAACAATAAAAAAGTCAGATGGCCTAGCCCACGACCCATTAAAGGTACAGTAACCGAGTCTATCGGTTCGGGCTGAATTTTAGCCCGTTGGGCTGAtcgattatttttttatcaacatttatatattcaaaaaattgagtcaatcatcaatatagtgtatcattatgaatttaatttagaagtaattataataatttataaacttaaaatatataataatatactaacattatattaattacatatatacttacaatgtacaTCAAATTCTATATACGTACAATGTATACCgaatatacttacaatatactatatattataatgatatacttGCATTAggttatatatacttacaatgtataccaaatatattcacaatatactatttattataataatatacttacattacattatatatactcacaatgtatatcaaatattctcacaatatactatctattataatgatatacttacattatattatatatacatacaatgtataccaaatatactcacaatatattatctattgtaatatactcacaatataatatctattataatgatacttacattatattatatatactttcattgtatatcaaatatactcacaatatactatctattataacgatatacttacattatattatattatatatacttacaatgtataccaaatatactcacaatatattatctattataatatattcacaatgtattatctattataatgatattttttcaagtattgaattattatagtgactacaaatttaattttcaatatatgattatgtaaagtaaataaaattatttaattgaatcatacaaaatttatggaaaaaaaattaagaaatgcaaAGAATCAATGAGTCTTTGATTTTATTAATagattgataaaattcaaaacataaaaAGTTACAAACTTACAACTAGTTGTCTCGAATAAATTGTAATTTCTACATATTTCAAATCATTTTCTCCAATTCATTTGTATTAGCATTAACAAGAATTGGCTcagaattttcaaaatcaactaatcCATGATTTGGACTAGCTTGTGGCCAACGATCtccaattgacattatttcttcaagtttttcttcttcttccgtATCTTGTGGTCTTCCTTTATTTCTTCGCTTTGATCTAATCCAATCTTTGAGGCAAACTAAAACATTTATGACAAACTAAAATATCAACAGTATTTATAtgattgttttaaaaaaaatacaaaattcatGATGAAGAAGTAAAAATAATCGAAGGGAGTAATAAGCTATGGAACGAACGCTGCATTGCGATATAAGATTCATCTAAATTAATAATACTTTTACTATGGAGTGCAAATTTATGTGCAACAAGTCAAAAAATTACAAAGGGAAAATAGTCATTTTTGACTTTGTACTCTTAGAAAGGGATTATATTTGCCCTTGGTCATACTCTTTTGATATACTAGTTTAGTATATGTGCTTTGCACGTGTGTATTgctttaattaataaaattcaaGTGCatctaaaatgaataaattattatgtgTGTACCATATCTTTGAGTAcacaactttaaaaaattaaagtaagTATTACCAACCCATATCATCAAGTTTataaataagttatttttttattcttatctctttgtacaaaatattaatcaacctcttttatcttttaaataaaatttatatttaaaaatattattttaattattttctaatatttgtGACATTAAAATTAATTCCATTTGACTATAATAGTAGacaaaataattgaatgtacTTCCAATTCTAAGTCATATGTTTCAAGGGACCAAAATTCTTAATTTCTCAttgaattttaaattcatgtaaACCTCTTACCTctgtataaattattattaaaatgttTGTATTTTCTATCAAAATCATTATTACAATTTTCATGTCCTTTTGAATAGTATGAGTTAAGATTGaaggatacaacaacaacaacctagtgaaattcTATAATGTGGGATCTGGAGAGAGTAAAGTGTACGTAAACCTTACTtttaccaaggtaggacggctggtTCCGGaaaaccctcggctcaataaaaacataaacAGAGGTTAgttaaggctaagaagttcaaaacgATATGGGAAAGCAAGTAACGagagcgacacagataaaatagagtaatcaaagtataaaaagtaatagataacaagaaaaatcagagtacaagaaattatagtgcgctaatgcgcctactaataagaaagaataacgagactatgtactagccttctaccctaatgtgcgTCCTCCAcacctcctatctaaggtcatgtcctcgataagctgtaactgcgtcatgtctgGTCTAATCACCCCTACCCAATAttttttcggcctacccctacctcttctgaaatcatccatggccaacTTCTCACACCTTCGCActagggcatctgtgtctctccttttTATATGCTCAAACTATCTCAATCGCATTTTCCGCATTTTGTCTTCCAccaaggccactcctaccttgtcccgaatagcctcatttctaatcttgtcgctcctggtatgcccacacatcaatctcaacattctcatctcggcaactttcatcttttgaacgtaagagaccttaactggccaacactccgccccatataatataactagtctaaccaccactttgtagaacttgtcgTTAAGTTGTGGtagcaccttcttgtcacatagcacaccaaaagcgagcctccatttcatccaccctgccccaatacggtgtgtgacatcatcatcaatctctccgctgccttgcatgttagacccaaggtacttgaaactacttttcttttgaatggcctggtcaccaagcctaacttcctcGCTAatctcctgaggtgtctcactgaacttgcactctaagtactctgtcttggacctaatcagcttaaaccctttagacttcaaggtatgtctccaaacctccagtttagcattaactccactatgagtctcatcgatcaggactatgtcgtttgcaaaaagcatacaccatggcacctcaccttgaatttatcgcgtcaatccatccatcaccaatgcaaataaaaatggactaagagttgattcttgatgcaaccccatcacaactaggAAGTGctttgagtcccctcctactgtcatTACCTTAGTTTTGaaaccctcgtacatgtccttgatcaccctaatgtaagccacaggtacacctttagcctccagatatctccatagtatctttcgtggaactttatcgtaagccttttctaggtcaatgaataccatatgcaagtccctttttctctccctatactgctccaccagtctcctcatcaGATGAAAGGCTTCTGTAGTTAAACGTCCCAGCATAAATCTGaattggttctctgaaatagacacgcctctcctcaccttCATCTCCACTActttttcccacactttcatagtatggcttggaagcttgatacctctatagttgttgcagctctggatatccccttatttttgtatagggggatcattatgctcgacctccattcttcggtcATCTTTgccgtcttaaagatgacattgaataacctagtcagccactctaaACCTATCAAGCTCACGCTCTTCCAAAATTATctaggaatctcgtcaggtccggtcgctcttccccagcgcattcTACGAACAACTCCCTTAACCTCTttgaccgtaatactcctgcaacacccaaaatcatgACGCCTCCctatatgttccaaatctcccaatacactctctctgtccccttcttcattcaagagtttatgaaagtatgactgtCGTCTCTGTTTAATGACGGTCTCCTCtatcaatacttttccatgctcgtccttaatgcactccACATGACCCACATCGCGTGCTTTTCTCTTCCGtaccctggctagcctgaataatttcctatccctgcctttctcttctagttcagcataaaggcattcaaaagctgtCGTTTTTGCCACCGACTTcacctccttcctcgctatcttataaagtttcctattcgtccacttctccaccttattcttgctttctatcaacttcgtaTACgtcatcttctttgcttccaccttcccttgcacttctccattccaccaccagtcatctcgatgtcgactacgactacctatcgagactcccaacacttcccttgctacaacctaatacaactagccgtcctatcccacatattgttcgcatccccactactattccAGGCCCTCATATCCTTCAGTTTCTCTTCCATCTCCAGGGCACTAGC
This window encodes:
- the LOC129884938 gene encoding uncharacterized protein LOC129884938, with product MAHNIFLISSLFVLAIFIQKIDAVDYSVTNTAANTPGGARFDRDIGAQYSQQTLAAATSFIWNIFQQNSPADRKNVPKVSMFVDDMGGVAYAINNEIHVSARYIQGYSGDVRREIIGVLYHESTHIWQWNGSGDAPGGLIEGIADYVRLKAGLGPSHWVKPGQGDRWDQGYDVTAQFLDYCNNLRNGFVAELNKKMRNGYSDQFFIDLLGKTVDQLWSDYKAKFRP